TCTATGTAGCAGAGATTACAGATTATGATCCCCAGCAGAAGGTGGCAACACTACTGGCCAAAAACAAGTTCAGTGTTGGAGACAGAGTGGAGTTGATTATGCCTCAGGGTAATCGTGAGTTTGTTCTGGAGAGGATTGAGAATTTGAAAGGGGAGTTGGTTGATGTTGTTCCAGGCGGTGGTCATCGAGCACGGATTCCACTTGACCTCTCGTCACATGGGAATAGTTTCAGCCACGGGATGATTGCCAGATTCCTGTAAACCAATCTTTTTTACGTTAATATCTCAGATTAAGTAGTTACCAAACAATAACGAGGGGAGTAGTTGTGTCCAGGATAGAAGCAAGCCGAGGTCAATTTCCACATGTGAGAATGCGCAGAATGCGTAGAGATGATTTTTCGCGTCGGATGATGCGAGAGAATGTATTGACCCCAAACGATCTGATATACCCAATGTTTGTTATTGAGGGTAAAGACCGTCGCCAAAAGGTTAAGTCAATGCCGGGGGTAGAGAGGGTAACTATCGATCAACTGCTAAAAGAGGCAAAACAGCTGATTGATCTCGGTATTCCGACTATTGCCCTCTTTCCTGTGGTCCCCAAAAACAAGAAATCACTGCTCGCAGAAGAGGCCTACAACCCTGATGGCCTGGCGCAACGCGCAGTACGGGCACTCAAGAAGAAATTTCCGCAGCTGGGAGTAATGACAGACGTTGCTCTGGACCCATTCACCACCCATGGCCAGGATGGCATTATTGATGATAGTGGTTATGTCATGAATGATGAGACGGTAGAGGTCTTGATGCAGCAGGCGGTATCTCATGCGGAGGCAGGCGCCGATATTGTTGCACCATCAGATATGATGGATGGAAGAATTGGGGATATCCGCTTTGCGCTGGAAGAAGAGGGCCACATTCACACCAGAATCATGGCCTACTCAGCCAAATATGCATCCAGTTTCTATGGCCCATTCCGTGATGCGGTCGGCTCTGCAGCAAATCTTGGTTCTGGTGATAAATCAACTTACCAGATGGATCCAGCAAATAGTGACGAAGCACTATGGGAGGTCTCGCTTGATCTGGAAGAGGGGGCAGATATGGTGATGGTCAAGCCTGGAATGCCATATCTTGATATTGTCCGCAGGGTTAAGGATCAGTTCGGGGCCCCTACCTTTGTCTATCATGTAAGTGGTGAGTACAGCATGCTGAAGGCGGCTGCCCAGAAGGGATGGCTCAATGAAGAGGCGGTAGTGCTGGAGGC
The Candidatus Thiopontia autotrophica genome window above contains:
- the hemB gene encoding porphobilinogen synthase — protein: MRRMRRDDFSRRMMRENVLTPNDLIYPMFVIEGKDRRQKVKSMPGVERVTIDQLLKEAKQLIDLGIPTIALFPVVPKNKKSLLAEEAYNPDGLAQRAVRALKKKFPQLGVMTDVALDPFTTHGQDGIIDDSGYVMNDETVEVLMQQAVSHAEAGADIVAPSDMMDGRIGDIRFALEEEGHIHTRIMAYSAKYASSFYGPFRDAVGSAANLGSGDKSTYQMDPANSDEALWEVSLDLEEGADMVMVKPGMPYLDIVRRVKDQFGAPTFVYHVSGEYSMLKAAAQKGWLNEEAVVLEALLGCKRAGADGILTYYAKDVARWLKA